The DNA region ATTCTCTGACTGAAAACATATTTCGTCGCGTGTGATCCTGTTGCAGAAAAGGATCAGGCCGTAGAGGCAGGCGAATTTTTTATCCTTGTCTGTAACTGCAGAAATGATCTCTGCTTTTACTTCATTTGAAAATGACAAAGCAATTCTCCTCTGTATATACGAAAAACTGCTGATACATATCAAAGTCTTTGCTTACAAATAAAAATATCAGCGTTTTCCTTATGATTTTGTTATATCCCTGTGGGTTTTAAGAACGTCGTAGCCTGCTTCTTCAAGGAAACCTGCCATAAGTTCGGTAAACGTAACTGAACGGTGCTTTCCGCCGGTACATCCGAAGGCAATGACAAGCTGACTCTTTCCTTCACTTATATACATCGGAACAAGGAAAGCGATAAGATCCTCGAGTTTTTTCAGCAGTTCACGAGACTGTTCAAATCCCATAACGTAGTCTCTTACCTCTTCATCGCGTCCGGTAAGATGTTTGAGTTCCGGTATGTAAAACGGATTCGGCAGACAGCGGACATCGAACACAAGATCAGCCTCTGCTGATGAACCGTATTTAAAGCCGAATGACATTACCTTGATAAGTATTGAGTCACTTGATTTTTTCAGGAAAAGATCAACGATCGATTCCTTAAGCTGCGAGCTCTTCAGATAGGAAGTATCGATGTAATAGTCGGCAACCTCACGAAGGCAGTCAAGTTTTGTCCTTTCATATGCAACTGCCTTTTCAAGACTTCCGTCAAAATCATTCCCGAGGGGATGCTTTCTTCTCGTTTCCTTGTAGCGTTTGATTATAACGTCATTGCTTGATTCAAGATAGAGCACCTTTACATCAAAATGTTCTTCCTTCATCTCTTCGATCGAACGGATAACTTCCTTTGAGAACATTTCACCGGAACGGATGTCCACGGCAAGAGCGACCTTGTTCATTTTACCGTCACGGCAGATCTCGACGAACTTCGAGATAAGCTGAGGCGGCAGATTATCGATACAGTAGAAACCTATGTCCTCAAGCACATTCATCGCACAGGATTTTCCCGATCCGGAAAGCCCTGTAACTATCACAAACTGCATTTAAGAATATGCCTCCTATTTGAGTATCTCAGGCTCGAGTTCAAGTTCGTAGCCGGTATCTGCTTTAACTTTTTCCCGTACATGTTCAACAAGGCTCATAAGATCTTCATAAGTTGCATTGCCCTTGTTGATAACGAACCCGCTGTGTTTTTCGCTGACCTGAGCATCACCGACAGAAAATCCCTTAAGTCCGCACTGTTCGATAAGAGCAGCTGCAAAGACATTGTTCTCCGGTCGCTTGAATGTGCTTCCGGCACTCGGGAAATTAAGCGGCTGTTTATCACGGCGCTTCGTAATGAGTTCATCCATTTTCTTTTCTATTTCACTGACGGATCCCCTGCGGAGTCTGACTCTTACTCTGAGGATGATCCTTCCGGAATTCATAAATGCACTGTGACGGTATGAAAGATCCATACATTCTGATGAAATGGTTCTTATTTCACCGTCGGTGTCAAGATAATCAGCTGAGATCACCACGTCAGACATCTCACCGCCGTATGCGCCTGCATTCATGTAGAGGGCGCCTCCCACGGTGCCCGGAATTCCGTACGCAAATTCAAGACCTGTATAGCCTTCATTTCTTGCTGTTATACAGAGACGTGAAAGCATGAGTCCTGATTCGCACTCAATTACTCCGTCCTTTATGTAGTTTATCGCGGAAAAATCATTTCCTATAATGATAACAGCACCGTCAAAGAATTTGTCTTCAGCTATCACATTGCTTCCGTTTCCGAGAACAGCGTATTTCACACTGTTTTCACGGCAGTAGGAAACAACTGATGCAAGTGACTCCTCACTGTTTATAAACACAGCGATACGGCATTTTCCGCCTATTCTGAAAGTGGTATGCTCCTTAAGGGATTCATCAGTGCTGTATCTGCATCCGAAACTGTCACATAATGAGATCAGTTCGTTTAAATATGACATTTATTTCACTCCAGTACTCTAATTATGTCTTTTCCGCTCTGCTCCATACCGAGTCGTTCAAGAAGCTCGTGTGTAGCATTGTAACCCATTTTCTTCTGTCTTGCATTCATGGCAGCGACCTCGAGTATTACCGCAAGGTTACGGCCCGGCTTGACCGGGATAGTAACTGCCGGAATATTTACACCGAGAATTGAAATGTACTCGTTGTCGATACCGAGTCTGTCGTAGAGTTTTTCCTTGTCCCAGATCTCAAGTTCAACAATAAGGTCAATTTTTTCCGAAACCTTGACTGCACCGACACCGAAAAGTGTTCTTGCATTGATTATGCCGATTCCGCGGAGTTCAAGAAAATGGCGGATGTTGTCAGGAGAAGTTCCGACGAGACTGATGTTTGAAACTTTTCTGATTTCAACGGAATCGTCAGCAACGAGTCTGTGTCCGCGCTTTACAAGTTCGATAGCAGTTTCACTCTTTCCGACACCGCTTTCGCCGAGAATAAGAACACCTTCGCCGTAGATCTCGACAAGAACACCGTGTCTTGTGATCCTCGGAGCGAGTTTAAGGTTCAGGAAGGCGATAAGCGCAGCCATAAAACTTGACGTACTGTCCTTTGATCTGAGAACAGGTATTTTTTCCTCTTCTGCAAGAGAAACGAATTCAGGGAAAATGCTAAGATCAAGATCACGGGTAATTACCAGTGCAGGGATCTTGGTCTTGAACAGAGTGTGAATGATCTCGGTACGGTTTTCCTCGCCTATGGTCGAAAGATATGCGAATTCAGTTTTTCCGAGTATCTGTATACGTTCAGGATTGAAGTATTCGTAGAAATTCATGAGCTGAAGACCTGGTCTGTTTACTTCGTTTTCTGAAATAAGAACCTCCTCAGCCGGTTTTGGAAGATAAACTGTTTCGAGTTTAAGTTCATCTATTATCTGCTGCAGTGTTACTGTAAATTTATTTGCCTCCGTATTCGGCGTTGTATGTGACATTGACACGCACCCCTTTTTCCTGATTAAACGGACTTGAATTATTCCGGTCGAATAAAAATAATATCAGTTTTATTATACATTAAAACGGGCATTTTTTCAAGTCCTAACATAAAATGAACGAGTTTATACGTCATGATGTTATTCAACACAGTTTTTCACATACTGTTGAATTTTTTTATGAGTATTATCACAATAAAGAAATATTTCAAAAAAGGTGTTGACAAAGTTATCGACTGGTGGTATAATAAATATCGTTGTCACGGGCGATACGAAACGTCCTTAACACGATGAGGTATTAGCTCAGTTGGCAGAGCATTTGACTTTTAATCAAAGGGTCTGGGGTTCGAATCCCCAATACCTCACTTGATTTGAATTAATCAAATCCCACATGCGTCTGTAGCTCAGCTGGATAGAGTGACTGGCTACGAACCAGTAGGTCGGGGGTTCGAGCCCCTTCAGGCGCACCAGAGAGCACTTCTTTTGAAGTGCTCTTTTTTGTTATGTTCTTTATTTTTTTTAGGATCTTTAATGTAATAAATACAGGATCAGCCTGACCTGCGTATTAACTTATGCAGGTCAGGCTGATTTTTCGTATTTCCATAAGGAAACGCTGATTTATAAATAAATCAGCGTGGGGCTCGGGGCGAAGCCCCGCAAATCCCACCTCCGGAAATCCGGCGAATCCGGATTTCCGATATAATCAGTGTTTCCTTAACATTCTTTGTTTTGATCCATCAGTTCTGCAGATTGTTTACTGTTATTTTCACGCTGAAAATATTCTGTTTAGTTATTTCTGCACTTACTGTCCAGCCGAGACGTTCACACAGAAGTTTTACCACGTAAAGGCCAAGTCCTGAACCTTCCGCTGTTCTTGCATTCATACGGTAAAAAGGTTCAAACACACGTTCTGTATCAACTGAAACTCCTTCGGATAGACCATTGAAAACTTTTAAAGTTACGTGATCCTCTGCATTTTTCAGTGAGACTCCGAAGCTTCCGTCAGCATATTTCCTGACGTTGGACATAAGGTTTTCGAGTATTCTTTCAAGCATGTGAGGATCGGTATTTATCACGATCCCGTCTTCCACTTCAAAATCAGTTTTCATCTTCCTGCTTTCGATCCATGAATGCTGTTCAAGCAGAGTCTCCGTCATAAGATTGCTTAAGTTCACATCTTCAGTAGTCATATCGCCGGACTGATTTTCATTTCTGGCGAACTCAAAAAAGTCATCGGAAAGTTCTTTGAGATAACGGTTTTTCTGAATCGCTGTCGCAAGATATTCCCTATTCTTTCCCATAAGCTCACCGTTTTTTTCGATCATCTGAAGATAGCCAAGCGACGATGTAAGTGGTGTGCGGAAATCATGGGATATACCTGAAATGACCGTTCCGAGTCTCTTTTCCTTTTCACGGTATCCTGCTCCGAGTTCACGCTGGATATCAACATGCTCATTGACTAGAACTGCAAGCTTTACAAGATCATCATCAAAATCAGTGACCTTCACAGGCTGACGGTAATCAGAAGATTTTAGCTTTTCAAGTTCGGATGAGAAATTTCTTATATTTCGTTTAAGCAGAATATATTTCACAAGTATCCATACAATAAAAACAGAGAGGCACACGATAACGGAAATAAAGATCATATCCATAGCGTATACCTCCTTTTTTTATGAATTCACTGATTAAGTCAGCAATCCGGCTTCGCCGGATTGCCGGGGTGGTGAGATTGCGGGGCTTCGCCCCGTGCCCCGCGATTATTTGTACGACTGTTCAGTAACCCATCTTTTCTTTGTCGAAACGTAAGCAAGCCAGTACATAAGTGCAGTCACTATGACTGAGCTTATAATTATTTTAACTGCGATATGTTCATTCGGTATCGCTTCCAGCATCGAAGCATTTAATTCTGCACTGCCGAGAGCATACAGCTGTGTGGACACCAGCATGGAGACTGCAGGTGAAACATCAGTTCCTGTAGCATATCCGAAAAAGACAAACGGCATAGTCTCAAAGGCAAGCAGCATAAGCGAGAAGACACTTACTGCCACATGTTTGAATGCTATCCCGAAGCTCATTATGAAAACATATATCCTCATGATGCAGAGCCAGATAAGGAACAGAGTACCGGCAGGAACTGAACCCAGAACTGCGAGCAGCACAAGCACCGGAAGACAGTAAAATACGTTCAGAATAAATGCTCCGAGCAGAAGTTTGCTTAAAACTATTTCATGCGGTGAATATCCGCCGGCAAGTTCGTACTGCCCAAGTCTCAGATGAAAAGCGTAAACTATTACTGAAGTCACGGCGACGGCCGCTGCCGAAGTCATACTCAAAGCTGCCTCAAGAAAACTGTCAAGGGAAACTGCCATTTCTTCATTTACAAACAGCACTATGGCTGCAGACATAAGAAGAACGGACCACAAAATAAGCCACTGTGAACCGGTATGTTTTATTCTGAACCATTCAGCTTTTATAAGTCTAATCATGGCACTCACCTACCTTTTCAAGATAGTAGTCCTCAAGATTCTGACCTTCCTCATTGAATCTGGTAATTATCAGACCCGAATCAGTAACTGTTTTTGAAATGCGTTCCGGCTCATCAAGCCTTTCAAAAATGTGTATCTCGTCCCCGTGGATAACCTTGTAGTCGTGAAGTGAAAGCTTTTCCTCAAGTACCGCTGCCGTTCTGTTTATATCATTGGTTCTGAGGGCAATGTGGTTCCGGCACTTAAGGAGAAGTTCCTCACGGCTGAGGTTTTCAACAAGACTGCCGCTGCTTATTATGGAGAAATCGGTACAGATCTCACTCAGTTCCGCAAGAAGATGACTGGAAATGAGCACAGTCACTCCCCACTCCTCCTGCATTCTTCTGATAAGATTTCTTATCTCGACGATGCCCTCCGGATCAAGACCGTTTACCGGTTCGTCAAGCACCATTATCTCCGGTTTCGGAAGCAGTGCCATTCCTATTCCGAGGCGCTGTTTCATTCCGAGTGAAAACTTTCCGGCATATTTCTTTCCGGTATCAGCGAGTCCGACAATATCAAGTATCTCATCGATACGCTTTTCATCGGGATAGCCTCTGAGAATTCTGATGTACTCAAGATTATCCCTTGCCGTCATTGAAACTGAAATGACAGGCTGTTCGATCATGAAGCTCATTCTGGCGCGGTTTTTCTGTATATCTTCTGCACTTCCGAAGAACTCCATTTCACCTGAATCCGGTAAAATGATACCGGCAAGGCATTTCATTATCGTAGTCTTGCCGGCACCGTTAGGTCCAATAAGTCCGCAGATATGACCTTTCTCAACGCTTAAGTCAAAATTCTTAAGGACCTTTGCTTTTCTGTAGGACTTTGAAAGTCCCTTTATAGTTATAACACTGTTTGTCATAGCCACCATCCTTTCTCTTTCTGTATCTTATTCTAAACGAAAAAGGTAAAGAAAACGTTAAATGAATGGTTAAGAAAAGGTTAAATTAAACCGGAAATCCGGCTTCGCCGGATTTCCGGAGATGGGGTTGCGGGGCTTCGCCCCGGGCCCCAAGCTGATTTATTAATAAATCAGCTTAACAGCCTGTAACCCATTCCCCAGACAGTTTCTATGTATTCATTATCCGGATCGTGTTTTTTGATCTTGGCACGAATGTTACTCATGTGTACCTTTACCGTGTTGTCGTCACTGAGATACGACTCACCCCAGACACTTTCAAAAAGATTGGCCTTTGACCAGATCTTCGCCGGATTCTTCAGCATAAGTGCGAGTATGGCAAATTCCTTGACCGTAAGGGCGAGTTCTCTGCCGCAGACCTCTGCTGTTCCGGAGTTCAGATCCAGCGTCAGATTTTTAAAACTTAAGATCTGTTCTTCGGTATCTGCATTGTCACCGCCGCCGGAACGTCTGAGC from Ruminococcus sp. HUN007 includes:
- a CDS encoding ATP-binding cassette domain-containing protein, with amino-acid sequence MTNSVITIKGLSKSYRKAKVLKNFDLSVEKGHICGLIGPNGAGKTTIMKCLAGIILPDSGEMEFFGSAEDIQKNRARMSFMIEQPVISVSMTARDNLEYIRILRGYPDEKRIDEILDIVGLADTGKKYAGKFSLGMKQRLGIGMALLPKPEIMVLDEPVNGLDPEGIVEIRNLIRRMQEEWGVTVLISSHLLAELSEICTDFSIISSGSLVENLSREELLLKCRNHIALRTNDINRTAAVLEEKLSLHDYKVIHGDEIHIFERLDEPERISKTVTDSGLIITRFNEEGQNLEDYYLEKVGECHD
- the rapZ gene encoding RNase adapter RapZ; this translates as MQFVIVTGLSGSGKSCAMNVLEDIGFYCIDNLPPQLISKFVEICRDGKMNKVALAVDIRSGEMFSKEVIRSIEEMKEEHFDVKVLYLESSNDVIIKRYKETRRKHPLGNDFDGSLEKAVAYERTKLDCLREVADYYIDTSYLKSSQLKESIVDLFLKKSSDSILIKVMSFGFKYGSSAEADLVFDVRCLPNPFYIPELKHLTGRDEEVRDYVMGFEQSRELLKKLEDLIAFLVPMYISEGKSQLVIAFGCTGGKHRSVTFTELMAGFLEEAGYDVLKTHRDITKS
- a CDS encoding HAMP domain-containing sensor histidine kinase codes for the protein MDMIFISVIVCLSVFIVWILVKYILLKRNIRNFSSELEKLKSSDYRQPVKVTDFDDDLVKLAVLVNEHVDIQRELGAGYREKEKRLGTVISGISHDFRTPLTSSLGYLQMIEKNGELMGKNREYLATAIQKNRYLKELSDDFFEFARNENQSGDMTTEDVNLSNLMTETLLEQHSWIESRKMKTDFEVEDGIVINTDPHMLERILENLMSNVRKYADGSFGVSLKNAEDHVTLKVFNGLSEGVSVDTERVFEPFYRMNARTAEGSGLGLYVVKLLCERLGWTVSAEITKQNIFSVKITVNNLQN
- the hprK gene encoding HPr(Ser) kinase/phosphatase; this encodes MSHTTPNTEANKFTVTLQQIIDELKLETVYLPKPAEEVLISENEVNRPGLQLMNFYEYFNPERIQILGKTEFAYLSTIGEENRTEIIHTLFKTKIPALVITRDLDLSIFPEFVSLAEEEKIPVLRSKDSTSSFMAALIAFLNLKLAPRITRHGVLVEIYGEGVLILGESGVGKSETAIELVKRGHRLVADDSVEIRKVSNISLVGTSPDNIRHFLELRGIGIINARTLFGVGAVKVSEKIDLIVELEIWDKEKLYDRLGIDNEYISILGVNIPAVTIPVKPGRNLAVILEVAAMNARQKKMGYNATHELLERLGMEQSGKDIIRVLE
- the murB gene encoding UDP-N-acetylmuramate dehydrogenase, encoding MSYLNELISLCDSFGCRYSTDESLKEHTTFRIGGKCRIAVFINSEESLASVVSYCRENSVKYAVLGNGSNVIAEDKFFDGAVIIIGNDFSAINYIKDGVIECESGLMLSRLCITARNEGYTGLEFAYGIPGTVGGALYMNAGAYGGEMSDVVISADYLDTDGEIRTISSECMDLSYRHSAFMNSGRIILRVRVRLRRGSVSEIEKKMDELITKRRDKQPLNFPSAGSTFKRPENNVFAAALIEQCGLKGFSVGDAQVSEKHSGFVINKGNATYEDLMSLVEHVREKVKADTGYELELEPEILK